A part of Rhopalosiphum maidis isolate BTI-1 chromosome 3, ASM367621v3, whole genome shotgun sequence genomic DNA contains:
- the LOC113559613 gene encoding trehalase-like, translated as MKNTVKGIIIIFVYDQNIRTYPERRIYYTKRSQPPLIVPVMHSYVEAMNDKQFLAKHIDLLEIEVTYWITNHIVGVVKYKKPYTLPNTIIIQGSYHKITCIRDR; from the exons ATGAAAAACACTGTAAAAGGAATTATCATCATATTTGTCTATGATCAAAACATTCGGACATATCCCGAACGGAGGATCTATTACACAAAGAGATCACAGCCTCCGTTAATTGTGCCAGTGATGCATAGTTATGTGGAGGCTATGAATGATAAACAATTCTTAGCAAAACACATAGACCTCTTGGAAATAGAAGTAACTTACTGGATAACAAATCATATTGTCGGTGTAGTAAAATACAAGAAACCTTATACCTTGCCCAATACCATAATCATacag ggaagttatcataaaattacatgTATTCGAGACAGATAA
- the LOC113559706 gene encoding uncharacterized protein LOC113559706 encodes MHFLIGVAKPKLLNPVEVQKIKIKQELDSRRRRFLSNWELKEKRIQNFKNSQKIKKVKTIAKNKIKNDEIKFRIAEMRDFEFYRILNLRNKFKIRDKKIMANLENLKRFAFAKKLEEDYNRYWTKIDRHTRTTETNKLLIERCLDHIYPTVEEEEMIDETGNENEEIEKKTESSENCLYIPQHLHSADRYTFLERIQNLRMSFNKCNQYAEFWEKTAPLWDKMAVCLQTSDVATPAVSSSYVNNEYADETTRREHGELVENNRPPTLVQEIMMNDVDYFLSDEIVLQTLERAKSLSEPNVSAADLIHLTKCLIEYEADVKSNVAYMVSGLTERAVFEFTKKKISEKIFVDMRRTIDRLQRLNDDKVIPNKLMKYKNKVGVTSFVCNMINNVNDKKFKRFDKPIDDDPRYEALISETADDKLQKFLWENYNQEIMSPIRFTMHRRVQLFEHVDVVVRSFLLQAHQKTARFVSTAQVDEYTEHVKSKTKTNDKTIVSLKMDLVYRISRKIAKLVFGMFATDERTAHNLEATIDAYVLHVSNRTTRVNYNKRHYKPRERADVEYFFDEYQNMQNSHQKKYRALRC; translated from the exons ATGCATTTTTTGATTGGAGTAGCTAAGCCAA AACTTTTAAACCCCGTGGAagttcagaaaataaaaattaaacaggaGTTAGATTCCAGAAGAAGacgatttttatcaaattgggAATTAAAAGAGAAACGCAtccagaattttaaaaatagccagaagatcaaaaaagtaaaaacaattgccaaaaataaaattaaaaatgatgaaatCAAGTTTCGGATAGCTGAGATGAGAGACTTTGAATTTTATAGAATCTTGAATCTgaggaataaatttaaaataagagataaaaaaataatggcaaATTTAGAAAATCTTAAGCGTTTTGCATTTGCTAAGAAACTAGAAGAAGATTACAACAGATATTGGACTAAAATTGATAGACATACAAGGACGACAGAAaccaacaaattattaatagagaGATGTTTAGACCACATATATCCGACAGTTGAAGAAGAGGAAATGATTGATGAAACAGGAAATGAAAATGAAGAGATAGAAAAGAAAACGGAATCTtcagaaaattgtttatacattccC CAACATTTACATTCGGCGGACCGCTACACATTTCTCGAGCGGATTCAGAATTTAAGAATGAGTTTCAATAAATGCAATCAGTATGCTGAATTCTGGGAAAAGACGGCACCGCTATGGGACAAAATGGCAGTGTGTCTGCAGACCAGCGATGTCGCGACACCAGCAGTCAGTAGTTCGTACGTTAACAACGAGTACGCGGATGAAACGACTCGACGAGAACATGGCGAGTTGGTGGAAAACAACCGGCCGCCGACATTGGTGCAGGAGATTATGATGAACG ACGTGGACTACTTCTTGTCAGACGAAATAGTGCTTCAGACGTTAGAACGGGCCAAATCGTTATCCGAACCGAACGTGTCCGCGGCCGACCTTATACACTTGACTAAGTGTTTAATCGAATATGAGGCTGACGTTAAAAGTAACGTTGCGTACATGGTGTCTGGGCTGACGGAGAGAGCCGTATTCGAgttcacgaaaaaaaaaatttccg AGAAAATATTTGTGGACATGCGTAGAACCATTGATAGGCTTCAACGCTTGAACGACGACAAAGTAATTCCCAACAAACTGATGAAATACAAGAACAAGGTCGGTGTTACCTCTTTCGTTTGCAATATGATCAACAACGTCAAtgacaaaaaattcaaaaggtTCGACAAACCTATCGATGACGATCCTCGTTACGAGGCTCTGATTTCAGAAACGGCCGACGATAAGTTACAGAAGTTTCTGTGGGAAAACTATAACCAAGAGATAATGTCCCCGATAAGATTCACGATGCATCGACGAGTGCAACTTTTCGAG CACGTCGACGTAGTGGTCCGGTCGTTCTTGTTGCAGGCGCACCAAAAAACAGCGCGTTTCGTGTCCACCGCCCAGGTAGACGAGTATACCGAGCACGTCAAATCGAAGACGAAAACCAATGACAAAACCATAGTGTCGCTAAAGATGGATTTAGTGTACAGGATTAGTCGGAAAATCGCAAAGCTGGTGTTCGGCATGTTTGCGACGGATGAACGAACGGCGCACAACCTCGAGGCGACTATCGACGCGTACGTGTTGCATGTATCGAATCGGACGACCCGCGTGAATTACAACAAACGTCACTACAAACCCCGTGAACGGGCTGACGTTGAATACTTCTTTGATGAGTACCAAAATATGCAGAACTCGCACCAAAAAAAATACCGGGCTCTACGTTGTTAA